A stretch of Pseudomonas taetrolens DNA encodes these proteins:
- a CDS encoding YgiQ family radical SAM protein, translating into MQAAKPLFDYPKYWAECFGPAPFLPMSREEMDQLGWDSCDIIIVTGDAYVDHPSFGMAIIGRLLESQGFRVGIIAQPDWQSKDDFMKLGEPNLFFGVAAGNMDSMINRYTADKKIRSDDAYTPGGMAGKRPDRASLVYSQRCKEAYKHVPIVLGGIEASLRRIAHYDYWQDRVRNSILIDACADILLYGNAERAIVEVAQRLSYGHKVEEITDVRGTAFIRRDTPKDWYEVDSTRIDRPGKIDKIINPYVNTQDTQACAIEQEKGPAEDPNEAKVVQILASPRMTRDKTVIRLPSVEKVRADAVLYAHANRVLHLETNPGNARALVQKHGEVDVWFNPPPIPMTTEEMDYVFGMPYARVPHPAYGKEKIPAYDMIRFSVNIMRGCFGGCTFCSITEHEGRIIQNRSEESIIREIEEIRDKVPGFTGVISDLGGPTANMYRIACKTPEIESACRKPSCVFPGICPNLNTDHSSLIQLYRSARALPGVKKILIASGLRYDLAVESPEYVKELVTHHVGGYLKIAPEHTEEGPLNQMMKPGIGSYDKFKRMFEKYTKEAGKEQYLIPYFIAAHPGTKDEDMMNLALWLKSNGFRADQVQAFYPSPMATATAMYHSGKNPLRKVTYKSDSVTIVKSEEQRRLHKAFLRYHDPKGWPMLREALTRMGRADLIGSGKDQLIPLHQPAVDGYQSARRKNSTPAGSHKVAKDKTTKILTQHTGLPPRASDGGNPWDKREQAKAAAFARNKQAAKERQEAAKGGKSQKPTRKPVVPR; encoded by the coding sequence ATGCAAGCAGCCAAGCCTTTATTTGACTATCCGAAGTACTGGGCCGAATGTTTCGGCCCAGCACCATTCCTGCCCATGAGCAGGGAGGAGATGGATCAGCTTGGCTGGGATTCCTGCGACATCATCATCGTGACCGGTGATGCCTATGTCGATCACCCTTCGTTCGGCATGGCAATTATTGGTCGCTTGCTGGAGTCCCAGGGTTTTCGCGTGGGCATCATTGCCCAGCCTGACTGGCAGTCCAAAGACGACTTCATGAAGCTGGGGGAGCCGAACCTGTTCTTCGGCGTTGCCGCCGGCAACATGGACTCGATGATCAACCGTTACACCGCCGACAAAAAAATCCGCTCCGATGACGCCTACACCCCAGGCGGCATGGCGGGCAAACGTCCGGATCGCGCGAGCCTGGTCTACAGCCAGCGTTGCAAGGAAGCCTACAAGCATGTGCCGATCGTACTCGGCGGCATCGAGGCTTCGCTGCGCCGTATCGCGCATTACGATTACTGGCAGGACCGCGTACGCAACTCGATCCTGATCGATGCCTGCGCTGATATCCTGCTGTACGGCAACGCCGAACGCGCCATTGTCGAAGTGGCCCAGCGTCTGTCGTACGGCCACAAGGTCGAAGAAATCACCGATGTCCGCGGTACGGCGTTCATTCGTCGCGATACGCCAAAAGACTGGTATGAAGTCGACTCCACGCGTATCGACCGTCCGGGCAAGATCGACAAGATCATCAACCCGTACGTGAACACCCAGGACACCCAGGCCTGCGCCATCGAGCAGGAAAAGGGCCCGGCTGAAGACCCGAACGAAGCCAAGGTTGTACAGATCCTGGCCAGCCCGCGCATGACCCGTGACAAGACGGTTATCCGTCTGCCATCGGTCGAGAAGGTACGTGCTGACGCGGTTCTGTACGCTCACGCCAACCGCGTGCTTCACCTCGAAACCAACCCGGGTAATGCCCGTGCCCTGGTTCAGAAGCATGGTGAAGTGGATGTGTGGTTCAACCCGCCACCGATTCCGATGACCACCGAAGAAATGGATTACGTGTTCGGCATGCCTTACGCACGTGTCCCGCACCCTGCGTACGGCAAGGAGAAGATCCCGGCCTACGACATGATCCGTTTCTCGGTGAACATCATGCGTGGCTGTTTTGGCGGCTGCACTTTCTGCTCGATCACTGAGCACGAAGGCCGGATCATCCAGAACCGCTCCGAAGAGTCGATCATTCGCGAAATCGAAGAGATCCGCGACAAGGTCCCGGGCTTTACCGGTGTGATTTCCGACCTCGGCGGGCCGACCGCGAACATGTATCGCATTGCCTGCAAAACCCCGGAAATCGAATCGGCGTGCCGCAAGCCATCGTGCGTGTTCCCCGGCATTTGTCCGAACCTGAACACTGACCACTCGTCGCTGATCCAGCTGTATCGCAGCGCCCGTGCCTTGCCGGGTGTGAAGAAGATCCTGATCGCTTCCGGTCTGCGTTACGACCTGGCGGTCGAGTCGCCGGAATACGTGAAAGAGCTGGTGACCCACCACGTGGGTGGTTACCTGAAGATCGCCCCGGAACATACCGAGGAAGGTCCGCTCAACCAGATGATGAAGCCGGGCATCGGCAGCTATGACAAGTTCAAGCGCATGTTCGAGAAGTACACCAAGGAAGCGGGCAAGGAGCAGTACCTGATTCCGTACTTCATCGCGGCTCACCCGGGCACCAAAGACGAAGACATGATGAACCTTGCGCTGTGGCTCAAGAGCAATGGTTTCCGTGCTGACCAGGTGCAGGCGTTCTACCCGTCGCCAATGGCTACCGCCACGGCGATGTACCACTCGGGCAAGAACCCGCTGCGCAAGGTGACGTACAAGAGCGACTCGGTCACCATCGTCAAGAGCGAAGAGCAGCGTCGCCTGCACAAGGCGTTCTTGCGCTATCACGATCCGAAAGGCTGGCCGATGCTGCGTGAAGCCTTGACCCGCATGGGCCGTGCCGATCTGATCGGCTCGGGCAAGGATCAACTGATTCCGTTGCACCAGCCGGCGGTTGATGGCTACCAAAGCGCGCGTCGCAAAAACTCGACACCTGCCGGTAGCCATAAAGTGGCCAAGGACAAGACCACCAAGATCCTCACCCAGCACACGGGGCTGCCTCCACGTGCCAGTGATGGCGGTAACCCGTGGGACAAGCGTGAACAGGCCAAGGCCGCAGCGTTTGCCCGCAACAAGCAAGCTGCGAAGGAGCGTCAAGAGGCAGCCAAGGGCGGCAAGAGTCAGAAGCCGACCCGCAAGCCTGTTGTACCGCGCTAA